In the genome of Phlebotomus papatasi isolate M1 chromosome 2, Ppap_2.1, whole genome shotgun sequence, one region contains:
- the LOC129805033 gene encoding jerky protein homolog-like, giving the protein MKRKHTTTKILDKVRAVERLQAGESLFSVGAAYNVGRQTLLDWLKQYEQLKESSLHLNNANRTRIQSSTLYPKTSEALFVWFVYMREKGMPVDGIMLRAKALAFFREFKDGPEDFCASEGWLSHWKKRNSIRALSVSGEALSSADHNLPSFMEKFQQLIEEEDLCYEQIYNADETGLWYKTLPKKTLAEKIQKRTAGYKVNKERVTILACANATGYHKLPLFVIGKSEKPRALKHVNKFDLPVKYGHQPSAWMSRYLFKEWFFNDFVPQVCQYLANKNLPQKAVLLLDNAPVHPDEKELVSGGIRVLYLPPNVTATVQPMDQNVLENLKQKYRRNFLEFIVQQLEDNRDVRSAIKSVNILNIIHWSADAWNNVDASTIARSWKGLFLTTYKPDDDNDINECDNRVAEMEDLTNLQHLLNNLPISEHISLEEPDIEESAVHNLAVSVCPSTIFSLVDKVVTCLMVKDLRRSVEKGGLRRSQRMVMRTKSDGHLEEGT; this is encoded by the exons atgaaacgtaAACACACCACGACAAAAATTCTCGATAAAGTTCGAGCTGTCGAACGCCTCCAGGCAGGAGAATCACTTTTTTCTGTTGGAGCTGCCTACAATGTTGGGAGGCAAACACTGCTGGATTGGCTGAAACAATATGAGCAGCTCAAGGAAAGCTCTCTTCatttaaataatgcaaatagAACTCGTATACAATCATCGACACTGTATCCTAAGACATCAGAAGCTTTGTTTGTGTGGTTTGTTTATATGAGAGAAAAAg GAATGCCAGTCGATGGAATAATGCTTCGTGCAAAGGCATTAGCCTTTTTCAGAGAGTTCAAGGATGGCCCGGAAGATTTTTGTGCAAGTGAAGGATGGCTATCGCATTGGAAGAAGCGGAACAGCATTCGTGCTCTTTCGGTGTCTGGAGAAGCTCTGTCATCAGCAGATCATAATCTCCCTTCTTTTATGGAGAAATTTCAACAACTGATAGAAGAAGAGGATCTCTGCTATGAACAAATCTATAACGCCGACGAAACTGGCTTATGGTACAAAACACTTCCAAAGAAGACACTGgcagaaaaaatccaaaaaagaacTGCCGGATACAAAGTGAACAAAGAGAGGGTCACAATTCTTGCCTGTGCTAATGCAACAGGTTATCACAAGCTGCCCCTTTTTGTTATTGGAAAGTCAGAAAAGCCTAGAGCACTCAAACATGTGAATAAGTTTGACCTGCCTGTAAAATATGGGCATCAACCATCCGCATGGATGAGCAGATATCTCTTCAAGGAGTGGTTTTTCAATGATTTCGTCCCGCAGGTTTGTCAATATCTGGCAAATAAAAATTTGCCACAGAAAGCTGTGCTCCTTCTTGATAACGCACCAGTCCACCCGGATGAGAAGGAGTTGGTATCTGGAGGAATAAGGGTTTTGTATTTACCTCCAAACGTCACAGCAACAGTACAACCCATGGACCAAAATGTCCTCGAAAATTTGAAACAAAAATATCGACGTAATTTTCTGGAGTTTATTGTCCAGCAACTGGAAGATAACAGGGATGTGAGGAGCGCTATCAAGTCTGTAAATATcttaaatattattcattggagCGCTGATGCCTGGAATAATGTGGATGCCAGCACCATTGCAAGAAGTTGGAAAGGACTCTTTCTTACAACTTATAAACCAGATGATGACAATGATATCAATGAATGTGATAACCGTGTGGCAGAGATGGAGGACTTGACAAATTTGCAACATTTGTTGAACAATTTGCCCATCTCTGAACATATTTCATTAGAAGAG ccggatatcgaagagtctgcTGTACACAACCTTGCTGTGTCGGTGTGTCCGTCGACCATTTTCTCTCTAGTTGACAAAGTTGTGACGTGTCTGATGGTGAAAGATTTGCGTCGCTCAGTGGAAAAAG GTGGTCTCAGGCGTTCCCAAAGAATGGTCATGAGGACAAAAAGTGATGGGCATCTTGAGGAAGGCACCTGA